In Pseudofrankia saprophytica, one genomic interval encodes:
- a CDS encoding rhodanese-like domain-containing protein has protein sequence MTALITRDELKAAIGAGNVTVVDALGGGYYAQQHLPGALPLVLAEVDAKAPAVLPDRDAAIVTYCTNPSCPNSGQVADRLAALGYSNVRKYREGIEDWVAAGLPTESA, from the coding sequence ATGACCGCACTCATCACCCGTGACGAGCTGAAGGCGGCGATCGGCGCGGGGAACGTGACCGTCGTCGACGCGCTGGGCGGCGGGTACTACGCGCAGCAGCACCTGCCCGGCGCGCTGCCCCTGGTCCTGGCCGAGGTCGACGCGAAGGCGCCCGCCGTGCTGCCGGACCGCGACGCCGCCATCGTCACCTACTGCACCAACCCGTCCTGCCCGAACAGCGGGCAGGTCGCCGACCGGCTCGCCGCGCTCGGCTACTCCAACGTCCGCAAGTACCGCGAGGGCATCGAGGACTGGGTGGCCGCCGGCCTGCCCACCGAATCGGCCTAG
- a CDS encoding ABC transporter permease → MALIILRRLGLFVLSLLVASVLVFLLLRLLPGNVAQVIAGTRATPEQVARISHDLGTDRPLVQQYLSWIGGVLTGDFGTSALNGVSVSDEIGEKLAVTAPLVAGATLLAALVGVPLGIVAAARHRGPAGHALSVVSQLGIAVPSFWVGLMATTVFAVHWRLLPAGGFPRDGWAQPDTAVRSLVLPVLTLALLEGAVLLRFTRSATLEVLHADYIRTARAKGLTRGRALVRHGVRNAALPVLSVLGLEFASLLLGAVVIENVFALPGIGQMLIVDVGNRDLLKVQGTVLLVAVAVLVVSFLVDLGHRLLDPRLREAR, encoded by the coding sequence ATGGCACTGATCATCCTGCGCCGGCTCGGCCTGTTCGTGCTCTCGCTGCTGGTGGCGAGCGTGCTGGTGTTCCTGCTGCTGCGGCTGCTGCCCGGCAACGTCGCCCAGGTGATCGCCGGGACCAGGGCGACGCCGGAGCAGGTCGCCCGCATCAGCCACGACCTCGGCACCGACCGGCCGCTGGTCCAGCAGTACCTGAGCTGGATCGGCGGCGTGCTGACCGGGGACTTCGGCACGTCCGCCCTCAACGGCGTCTCCGTGTCGGACGAGATCGGCGAGAAGCTGGCCGTGACCGCCCCGCTGGTCGCCGGGGCGACCCTGCTCGCCGCCCTGGTGGGGGTGCCGCTCGGGATCGTCGCCGCGGCCCGCCACCGCGGCCCGGCCGGGCACGCGCTCTCGGTCGTGAGCCAGCTCGGGATCGCCGTGCCGAGCTTCTGGGTCGGCCTGATGGCGACGACCGTGTTCGCCGTCCACTGGCGCCTGCTGCCCGCCGGCGGGTTCCCGCGCGACGGCTGGGCGCAGCCGGACACGGCCGTGCGCTCGCTGGTGCTGCCGGTGCTCACCCTGGCGCTGCTGGAGGGCGCGGTGCTGCTGCGGTTCACGCGCTCGGCGACGCTGGAGGTGCTGCACGCCGACTACATCCGCACCGCGAGGGCGAAGGGCCTGACCAGGGGCAGGGCGCTGGTGCGCCACGGGGTCCGCAACGCCGCGCTGCCGGTGCTCAGCGTGCTCGGCCTGGAGTTCGCCAGCCTGCTGCTGGGCGCGGTCGTGATCGAGAACGTCTTCGCGCTACCGGGCATCGGCCAGATGCTCATCGTCGACGTCGGCAACCGCGACCTGCTGAAGGTGCAGGGCACGGTCCTGCTGGTCGCCGTCGCCGTGCTCGTCGTCAGCTTCCTCGTCGACCTGGGCCACCGCCTGCTCGACCCGCGGCTACGGGAGGCCCGGTGA
- a CDS encoding glutathione S-transferase C-terminal domain-containing protein — MTVSQTASATCASPTGSAGPSGYASPTDVATHGAYTIRRDPADPRPLYRFTGRITADGSSGYRAEPGRYHIYSGWFCPWAQRITLQIALNELEDVIGVSYVDNSRDARGWAFRETNGPDPVNGFTLLRDAYETTEPGFDGHVSVPTLWDRETGRVVSNDYVTLGIDLATQFGEWSNGADTYPERLRAEIAGLESWIGPAVNRGVHRAANDEAARATLLDAFTRLDGRLADAHYLAGGQLSEADIRLWVSLVRYRGRAHGLDRLPPLSDYPNLWAYARRLYRLPAFQATTDFTTFTDPAVALPDWNTSPAA, encoded by the coding sequence ATGACCGTGTCCCAGACGGCGAGTGCCACCTGTGCCAGCCCCACCGGCTCTGCCGGCCCAAGTGGCTATGCCAGCCCTACCGACGTCGCCACCCATGGCGCGTACACGATCAGGCGAGACCCGGCGGACCCGCGCCCGCTGTACCGGTTCACCGGGCGGATCACCGCGGACGGGTCGAGCGGCTACCGGGCCGAGCCAGGGCGGTACCACATCTACTCCGGCTGGTTCTGCCCGTGGGCGCAGCGGATCACCTTGCAGATCGCTCTCAACGAGCTGGAAGACGTGATCGGCGTGTCCTACGTCGACAACAGCCGTGACGCCCGCGGGTGGGCGTTCCGCGAGACCAACGGCCCGGACCCGGTGAACGGGTTCACGCTGCTGCGCGACGCCTACGAGACGACCGAGCCCGGGTTCGACGGCCACGTCTCCGTGCCGACGCTGTGGGACCGCGAGACCGGCCGGGTCGTGAGCAACGACTACGTCACCCTCGGGATCGACCTCGCCACCCAGTTCGGCGAGTGGTCCAACGGCGCCGACACCTATCCCGAGCGCCTGCGCGCCGAGATCGCCGGGCTCGAATCCTGGATCGGCCCAGCGGTGAACCGCGGCGTCCACCGGGCCGCCAACGACGAGGCGGCCCGCGCGACGCTGCTCGACGCGTTCACCCGGCTCGACGGCCGACTCGCCGACGCCCACTACCTGGCAGGCGGCCAGCTCAGCGAGGCCGACATCCGGCTGTGGGTCTCCCTGGTCCGCTACCGTGGCCGCGCCCACGGCCTGGACCGGCTCCCACCGCTGTCCGACTACCCGAACCTGTGGGCCTACGCCCGTCGCCTCTACCGGCTTCCCGCCTTCCAGGCGACGACCGACTTCACCACCTTCACCGACCCCGCCGTCGCCCTCCCCGACTGGAACACTTCGCCGGCCGCGTGA
- a CDS encoding ATP-binding cassette domain-containing protein: MSAPNEPLLRVSDLRVRIGGVPVVDGVDFQVDAGERVGLIGESGSGKSLTALAVLGLLPEAATVSGSVRLAGAELIGRSDRELSRIRGNEIAMVFQEPLTALNPLMRIGRQIGEPLRIHRGLSRRAADAAAVELADRVGLPDPDRLVRAYPHQLSGGQRQRVGLAVALACRPALILADEPTTALDVTVQAEVLSLLTDLVDEMGAALLFITHDLAVVAAVTRRLEVMRAGRLVESGQTGDVLRHPDHPYTRALLAAAHATTWPPTTGGATIGAGSSTSSGAAASRPTQARKAVRP, encoded by the coding sequence GTGAGCGCGCCGAACGAGCCGCTCTTGCGGGTCAGCGACCTGCGGGTTCGCATCGGCGGCGTGCCCGTCGTCGACGGAGTCGACTTCCAGGTGGACGCCGGCGAACGGGTCGGGCTGATCGGCGAGTCCGGATCAGGCAAGTCGCTGACGGCGCTCGCGGTCCTCGGCCTGCTGCCCGAGGCGGCGACGGTCAGCGGCAGCGTCCGCCTCGCCGGCGCGGAGCTGATCGGCCGCTCCGACCGGGAGCTGTCCCGAATCCGGGGCAACGAGATCGCGATGGTCTTCCAGGAGCCGCTGACCGCGCTCAACCCGCTGATGCGGATCGGCCGGCAGATCGGCGAGCCGCTGCGCATCCACCGTGGGCTGTCCCGCCGCGCCGCCGACGCGGCGGCCGTGGAGCTCGCCGACCGGGTCGGCCTTCCCGACCCGGATCGGCTGGTGCGCGCCTACCCGCACCAGCTGTCCGGCGGGCAGCGCCAGCGCGTCGGCCTCGCGGTCGCGCTCGCCTGCCGCCCGGCGCTGATCCTGGCCGACGAGCCGACGACCGCGCTGGACGTCACCGTCCAGGCGGAGGTGCTGAGCCTGCTGACCGACCTGGTGGACGAGATGGGGGCCGCGTTGCTGTTCATCACCCACGACCTGGCCGTCGTCGCCGCCGTGACCCGCCGCCTCGAGGTCATGCGGGCGGGCCGGCTGGTCGAGTCCGGCCAGACGGGCGACGTCCTGCGCCATCCCGACCACCCCTACACCCGCGCCCTGCTCGCGGCCGCCCACGCCACCACGTGGCCACCGACCACGGGCGGCGCCACCATCGGCGCCGGCTCCAGCACCAGCTCCGGTGCCGCCGCGAGCCGCCCGACCCAGGCGCGGAAGGCGGTCCGACCGTGA
- a CDS encoding TauD/TfdA dioxygenase family protein: MTAVRTAPYEVRQASPVLGAEIVGVDLAGGIDDATAEALREDFWKYKVLVFRGQDLSPDAHVRAVQIFDEPFDHPRWLHRHEDNRLVYTFNLEKGGAASAWHIGGTWRTPPFNIESLTYQVVPEIGGHTLWADLQAAYDGLSEPFKQLLASVSAVYSAYPGDGTYDRPPVTETVEHPVVRTHRHTGRKGLFLSSTALRLTGIAPAEGEALLPFLLAHASSPNYTVSFGWKPGDFVLWDNLAAWHYAVNDYDGPRVYRKVIGG, encoded by the coding sequence GTGACCGCTGTCCGTACCGCGCCTTATGAAGTCCGCCAGGCCAGCCCGGTCCTCGGGGCCGAGATCGTCGGCGTCGATCTGGCGGGTGGTATCGACGACGCCACCGCCGAGGCACTGCGCGAGGACTTCTGGAAGTACAAGGTCCTGGTGTTCCGCGGGCAGGACCTCTCGCCGGACGCGCACGTGCGGGCCGTGCAGATCTTCGACGAGCCGTTCGACCACCCCCGGTGGCTCCACCGCCACGAGGACAACCGGCTGGTGTACACCTTCAACCTCGAGAAGGGCGGCGCCGCCTCGGCATGGCACATCGGCGGCACCTGGCGCACCCCGCCGTTCAACATCGAGTCCCTGACCTACCAGGTAGTGCCGGAGATCGGTGGTCACACCCTGTGGGCCGACCTGCAGGCGGCCTACGACGGCCTCTCGGAACCGTTCAAGCAGCTGCTGGCATCGGTCAGCGCCGTGTACAGCGCCTACCCCGGCGACGGAACCTATGACCGGCCGCCGGTGACCGAGACCGTCGAGCACCCGGTCGTGCGCACCCACCGGCACACCGGCCGCAAGGGGCTGTTCCTCAGCTCGACCGCGCTGCGCCTGACCGGCATCGCCCCGGCCGAGGGCGAGGCCCTCCTGCCGTTCCTCCTGGCGCATGCCTCCTCCCCCAACTACACCGTGAGCTTCGGCTGGAAGCCGGGCGACTTCGTGCTCTGGGACAACCTGGCCGCCTGGCACTACGCGGTGAACGACTACGACGGCCCCCGCGTCTACCGCAAGGTCATCGGCGGCTGA
- a CDS encoding tetratricopeptide repeat protein — translation MIDGGSKKVAGDGREGWDFFVSYTAADQAWAEWISWQLEAGGYRVLVQAWDFVAGTNWQIRMQQGILRAQRTVAVLSAAYLSSVYGQNEWLAAQAADPHGFARKLLPVRIEDCPRPGLMSAIVSIDLFDLDPAQANRHLLDRVRHAVSGRAKPATAPDFPVHRLNAPTSEPVFPAGTPERAGTSADYNQSRGLNDELVRQRGELGADHLETLATADKLSLELIRLGDRQEAQALAEDTLRRRRSVLGADHLDSLTTASILVLALSGLGDHETARTVAEDTFQRLRRLLGADRAETLTAANDLVDALIGLGDHKAARTLAEDTLQRQRRVRGADHAETLATAHHLVGVLNRLADFKAARTLAEDTLRRERRKLGNDDAETLNSADDLAFALSGLGDYQAARTLAEDTLRRRRTVGADRAETLTTAHNLAIDLIRLGDHKAARTLAEDTLRRRRRTLGADHADTHATERVLAIAREEARRATG, via the coding sequence GTGATCGACGGGGGCAGCAAGAAGGTGGCCGGCGATGGGCGCGAGGGGTGGGACTTCTTCGTCTCGTACACCGCGGCGGACCAGGCATGGGCGGAGTGGATCTCGTGGCAGCTTGAGGCGGGCGGATACCGTGTCCTCGTCCAGGCGTGGGACTTCGTCGCCGGGACGAACTGGCAGATTCGCATGCAGCAGGGAATCCTACGGGCTCAGCGCACCGTCGCCGTATTGTCCGCTGCCTATCTGTCGTCGGTGTACGGCCAGAACGAGTGGTTGGCCGCCCAGGCAGCGGACCCACACGGCTTCGCCCGCAAGCTCCTGCCAGTCCGGATCGAGGACTGCCCACGGCCGGGCCTGATGAGCGCCATCGTCTCCATCGACCTGTTCGACCTCGATCCCGCCCAGGCGAACCGCCATCTACTCGACCGTGTCCGTCATGCGGTCAGTGGTCGGGCGAAACCCGCCACAGCGCCGGACTTCCCGGTCCACCGGCTAAACGCGCCAACCAGCGAACCGGTCTTTCCCGCGGGCACACCGGAACGTGCCGGCACGTCGGCTGACTACAATCAGTCACGAGGGCTGAATGATGAACTCGTCCGGCAGCGCGGTGAGCTCGGCGCCGACCACCTCGAGACCCTGGCGACCGCGGACAAGCTGTCCTTGGAGCTGATCCGGCTCGGCGATCGGCAGGAGGCACAGGCGCTCGCAGAAGACACGCTGCGACGACGCCGCAGCGTCCTCGGCGCCGACCATCTGGATAGCCTGACCACGGCGAGCATTCTCGTCCTCGCGCTGAGTGGGCTCGGTGACCACGAGACCGCGCGGACAGTCGCCGAAGACACCTTTCAAAGGCTGCGCCGCCTCCTCGGCGCTGACCGCGCCGAGACCCTGACCGCCGCGAATGACCTGGTCGACGCGCTGATCGGTCTTGGCGACCACAAAGCGGCACGGACGCTCGCCGAGGACACGCTGCAACGACAGCGCCGCGTTCGTGGCGCCGACCACGCCGAGACCTTGGCCACCGCGCACCACCTCGTCGGCGTGCTCAACCGCCTCGCCGACTTCAAGGCGGCACGGACGCTCGCCGAGGACACCCTGCGACGGGAGCGCCGCAAGCTCGGCAACGACGACGCCGAGACGCTGAACAGCGCAGACGATCTCGCGTTCGCGCTCAGCGGACTTGGTGACTACCAGGCGGCACGGACACTCGCCGAGGACACGCTCCGACGACGACGGACCGTCGGCGCCGACCGGGCCGAGACCTTGACCACCGCGCACAATCTGGCGATCGACCTGATCCGGCTCGGTGACCACAAAGCGGCACGAACACTCGCCGAGGACACCCTGCGGCGGCGACGCCGCACCCTCGGCGCCGACCATGCCGACACACACGCCACCGAAAGGGTCCTTGCCATCGCGCGCGAGGAGGCCCGGCGCGCCACGGGCTAA
- a CDS encoding ABC transporter ATP-binding protein, translating into MTDTRVGDPAADGATATGPAVLFEARGLSRSFRLPRAERRTAGWKAGQADGDSHIRRAVRDVTLTLLEGASLGIVGESGSGKSTLVRLLLGLDRPDAGTVSYRGRPVRDGRPRDLRWLRRDVQVVLQDPVASLDPRMTVEAIVAEPLECLRIAENHDARVDEVLRAVGLAPDVRRRYPHEFSGGQRQRIAIARALAPRPRVLVGDEPVSALDVSVRAQILDLLAELTVANLLSLVLVSHDLGVVARLCDQVAVMRAGEIVEQGGTSQVLENPAHPYTTALLAAVPRLPSPSDPDPSLSADPSADPPRRDPGQAGPDDDEPG; encoded by the coding sequence GTGACCGACACCCGCGTGGGCGATCCGGCCGCGGATGGGGCCACGGCTACGGGCCCAGCCGTGCTCTTCGAGGCCAGGGGGCTGTCCAGGTCGTTCCGGCTGCCGCGCGCCGAGCGGCGCACGGCCGGCTGGAAGGCCGGCCAGGCTGACGGCGACTCCCACATCCGGCGCGCCGTCCGGGACGTCACCCTGACGCTGCTCGAGGGGGCGAGCCTCGGGATCGTCGGCGAGTCCGGCTCCGGCAAGTCGACGCTCGTCCGGCTGCTGCTCGGCCTCGACCGCCCCGACGCCGGGACGGTGAGCTACCGCGGTCGGCCGGTCCGCGACGGCCGACCCCGCGACCTGCGCTGGCTGCGCCGCGACGTCCAGGTGGTTCTGCAGGACCCGGTCGCCTCGCTGGACCCGCGGATGACCGTCGAGGCGATCGTCGCCGAGCCGCTGGAGTGCCTGCGGATCGCGGAGAACCATGACGCCCGGGTCGACGAGGTGCTGCGTGCCGTCGGCCTGGCGCCGGACGTGCGGCGCCGTTACCCGCACGAGTTCTCCGGCGGGCAGCGCCAGCGGATCGCGATCGCGCGGGCGCTCGCCCCCCGCCCGCGGGTCCTCGTCGGCGACGAGCCGGTCAGCGCGCTGGACGTCTCCGTGCGGGCGCAGATCCTCGACCTGCTCGCGGAGCTGACCGTCGCCAACCTCCTCAGCCTCGTCCTCGTCTCGCATGACCTGGGCGTCGTCGCCCGGCTGTGCGACCAGGTCGCGGTGATGCGCGCCGGCGAGATCGTCGAGCAGGGGGGCACGTCCCAGGTCCTGGAGAACCCGGCCCACCCGTACACGACGGCTCTGCTCGCCGCCGTCCCCCGCCTGCCGTCCCCGTCCGACCCCGACCCCAGCCTCAGCGCCGACCCCAGCGCCGACCCGCCGCGCCGCGATCCCGGCCAGGCAGGACCCGATGACGACGAACCCGGCTGA
- a CDS encoding TetR/AcrR family transcriptional regulator: MELLRSPPPKERADAARNRVAVLDAAARLFAEYGVAAVSMDQIAAAAGVGKGTLFRRFGDKAGLAVALLDTREQVLQEAILHGPPPLGPGAPPADRLTAFVDAYLDYLLEHLDLVRMSETATPGARYRIGAYRFWHRHTAILLDGVPDPDHAAHALLAALAAEHVAALLPELGEPRIRTGLRRLAENHSASPRRSPAP, encoded by the coding sequence GTGGAGCTGCTTCGCTCGCCGCCACCCAAGGAACGGGCCGACGCCGCTCGCAACCGGGTCGCGGTGCTGGACGCGGCCGCCCGGCTGTTCGCCGAGTACGGGGTGGCGGCGGTCTCCATGGACCAGATCGCGGCGGCGGCCGGCGTCGGCAAGGGCACCCTCTTCCGCCGCTTCGGCGACAAGGCCGGCCTAGCGGTCGCGCTCCTCGACACACGGGAGCAGGTGCTGCAGGAGGCGATCCTGCACGGGCCGCCGCCACTCGGCCCCGGAGCGCCGCCGGCCGACCGGCTTACCGCGTTCGTCGACGCGTACCTCGACTACCTGCTCGAACACCTGGACCTGGTACGGATGTCGGAGACCGCGACACCCGGCGCCCGCTACCGGATCGGGGCCTACCGGTTCTGGCACCGGCACACGGCGATCCTGCTGGACGGCGTGCCCGACCCGGACCACGCCGCGCACGCCCTGCTCGCCGCGCTCGCCGCCGAGCATGTCGCCGCGCTGCTGCCGGAGCTCGGCGAGCCGCGCATCAGAACCGGCCTGCGCCGCCTCGCCGAGAACCACTCCGCGTCGCCCCGCCGTTCCCCGGCACCCTGA
- a CDS encoding ABC transporter permease: protein MSGPGRAAGGARFALGAVATARAVLRTRSGRLGAALSSLIVIAAVVSLLWTPYDPTQVKPADSWAPMSGRHWLGADRLGRDLFSQLLVGSQITLVVAVGATALAAIVGLTLALLATVTPRVVGEGFVYLIDILLAFPMLLLALVLAAVFPGHAWTTVVALGIGIGIQVGRVTRGEINRVLATDFVLAARAAGAGTWRIISRHLLPNAMPTLYVQLSLSAGIAVLAEAALSYLGLGTPPPTPSWGRSLHELQAYLTLRPLVLLWPGLAVVLTVLGFNLLGDGLREAADPRLRFPTRAVPDAAVPDLASSAAPPSPAAPGSTTPSSAAAGLAAPGPAALGSRALGPLDGAR from the coding sequence GTGAGTGGGCCCGGCAGGGCCGCCGGTGGGGCGCGGTTCGCCCTGGGGGCGGTGGCGACGGCGCGGGCGGTGCTGCGCACCCGGTCCGGGCGGCTGGGTGCCGCCCTGTCCAGCCTGATCGTGATCGCGGCGGTGGTGTCACTGCTGTGGACCCCGTACGACCCGACCCAGGTCAAACCGGCCGACTCGTGGGCGCCTATGTCCGGCCGTCACTGGCTGGGCGCGGACCGGCTCGGCCGCGACCTGTTCAGCCAGCTGCTCGTCGGCTCCCAGATCACGCTGGTCGTCGCCGTAGGAGCCACCGCGCTGGCGGCGATCGTCGGCCTCACGCTGGCGCTGCTCGCGACCGTGACCCCACGGGTCGTCGGCGAGGGGTTCGTGTACCTCATCGACATCCTGCTTGCCTTCCCGATGCTGCTGCTCGCGCTGGTCCTGGCGGCCGTCTTCCCGGGCCACGCCTGGACGACGGTGGTCGCGCTCGGCATCGGGATCGGCATCCAGGTCGGCCGGGTCACCCGCGGCGAGATCAACCGGGTGCTGGCCACCGACTTCGTGCTGGCCGCCCGGGCCGCCGGCGCCGGGACCTGGCGGATCATTTCCCGCCACCTGCTGCCGAACGCCATGCCGACGCTCTACGTCCAGCTCTCCCTGTCGGCGGGGATCGCGGTGCTCGCCGAGGCCGCGCTGTCCTACCTCGGCCTGGGCACCCCGCCGCCGACGCCGTCCTGGGGCCGCAGCCTGCACGAGCTGCAGGCCTACCTGACGTTGCGTCCGCTGGTGCTGCTCTGGCCCGGTCTCGCCGTCGTGCTGACCGTCCTCGGCTTCAACCTGCTCGGCGACGGCCTGCGTGAGGCCGCCGACCCGCGCCTGCGGTTCCCGACCCGCGCCGTGCCTGACGCGGCCGTGCCTGACCTGGCCTCGTCCGCCGCGCCGCCCAGTCCTGCCGCGCCCGGTTCCACCACGCCCAGTTCCGCCGCAGCCGGTCTTGCCGCGCCCGGTCCTGCCGCGCTTGGGTCGCGAGCGCTCGGTCCGCTGGACGGTGCGCGGTGA